The proteins below are encoded in one region of Paenibacillus sp. YYML68:
- a CDS encoding immunoglobulin-like domain-containing protein — MPKKKNDKPLVKGIATVLSATMAATSVLSVLPASVANADEAAAVAAANSAASVAEMQAALTRVDMALNLTGYNSLSSTGKDIVAQNLLNYRNSNGNYASSSVIQTQLNTEVTARQNVENMENALANVNNAASAADMNTALRSTHLGLILASYNALTSDASRLAVSQKMIDNRGGGYADKNAIQTMLNNQVSLQMDADAAAAALANVNAAGTNSDMHDALSAPELGLVLNGYNALVDDAMRLRAAGRVLTARGAGYANKSVIQTALNNAVQAEWDALYVDNVNNAASDADAQTALEDPMLGLILTSYNSLSADGKLWVAGQVRAYRIANGAYAGKSAIQTRFNTYVTDRSNYEAFKPYVDVVNSAANATAMRSALEQSGLALNLIDYYRLTTAYKNAVATTVLGYRNSNGDFVYQADVQTQLDAAVAVETVRQAVEVLNTASDVNTTKSAIEATGLGLDLTGNGYNSISAADRLAVATLVMNRKGGGYADQYAIQAAVNTAVIDVVVAIAAVNAASDAGSMQTALEQVNLTLELTANGYQALSASDKLDIGLRVLTGRGASYADQGAIQTAVTNAVAALNAGKAAVDVAADAAAMRTALVSSDLLLDVMVYSALSDADQSAVAGMVLAGRGAGYADKAAIQAALDSAIAINAPVAAVNQAAEVAGMKTALTDVALGLTLTTYNSFTIASQNAVAAAVLAARPVGGYVDQAAIQASLDTAIVTYTPLEAVNDAGNVTAMQTALTDVTLGLTLGDYTALTNASKDNVAQAVLDARPADGYASATDVQGSLDSAIVTNAPLEAVNDAADIASMKLAITDIQLGLNLTAYADLSVANQNAVAHAVLSARPADGYTLTSIVQTELNNAITAVAAVEAVNDALNVTGMQAALTDVALSLDLTAYNALTVASQAAVASDILITRPADGYADATAVQAALDAAITANVPVEAVNDAADLAAIQAALTDHAIGLDLTAYNALTNASKDIVAQAVLNARPVDGYADAEAIQTSLDAEVAANIPLEAVNDASDVTTMKAAVADVALGLNLSAYNDLSVANQNYVANAILSARPIDGYSLVSAIQSELDGAVTDVMAVEAVNDALDVSGMQAALIDVALALNLTAYNALTVASQAAVADHVLANRPSDGYALQADVQAALDAAVAVNAPLEAVNDAADLAAIQVALTDNALGLNLTTYTALTNASKDVVAQAVLNARPADGYADVTSLQTVLDAEVALNAPLEAVNDASDITEMKAAVSDLALGLNLTAYNDLSVANQNAVASAILSARPADGYSLVSTVQTELNTAVTAVAAVEAVNDATDVATTQSALTNVALGLTLTAYNGLTVASQNAVAADVLANRPADGYADQTAVQTALDAAIALNGPIEAVNDAVDVMTMQTALTDMTLGLDLTAYTALTNASKDVVAQAVLSARPADGYVDLVAIQAALDSAVAANVPLEAVNDASDVTEMKAAVSDVALGLDLTAYNDLSVANQNAVATSILSARPADGYSLASTVQTELNTAVTAVAAVEAVNDATDVATTQSALTNVALGLTLTAYNGLTVASQNAVAADVLASRPADGYADQTAVQTALDAAVATNAPVEAVNDAVDVMTMQTALTDMTLGLDLTAYTALTNASKDVVAQAVLSARPADGYVDLAAIQAALDSAVVANAPLEAVNDASDVTEMKAAVSDVALGLDLTAYNDLSVANQNAVASAILSARPADGYSLASTVQTELNTAVTAVAAVEAVNDATDVATTQAALTNMALGLTLTAYNDLTVASQNAVAADVLASRPADGYADQTAVQTALDAAVATNAPVEAVNDAVDVMTMQTALTDMTLGLDLTAYTALTNASKDVVAQSVLSARPADGYVDIAAIQAALDSAVVANAPLEAVNDASDVTEMKAAVSDLALGLNLTDYNDLSTANKNAAASAILSARPADGYSLASTVQTELNTAVTAVAAVEAVNDATDVATTQSALTNMALGLTLTAYNDLTVASQNAVAADVLASRPADGYADQAAVQTALDAAVATNAPVEAVNDAVDVMTMQTALTDITLGLDLTAYTALTNASKDVVAQAVLSARPADGYVDFAAIQAALDSAVAANVPLEAVNDASDVTEMKAAVSDVALSLDLTAYNTLSTASQNAVADAILSARPVDGYSLTSTVQTELNTAVTAVGSVEAVNDAADTTDMQMALTNVVLGLDLVAYDALTTASKIIVAQDVLDHRPTDGYVDQSAVQTALNLAITANIPVEAVNDAVDIPSMQAALTDVALGLDLSSYQTLTVASQNNVAQTMLTYRPFNGYAGQEVIQNLLGNAILVNMFVEYVNDAMDASSMHSALTDPDLALDLTVYNSLSLANRNVVLQEMLTNRPVIGYASASNIQIELDAQVAAVAAVEAVNDAVDVTSMQAALTNVALGLDLTYYNAMSTDNQDAVAQSVISSRPSEGYSSQAAILTIFDDIVAVEGDKYTVELGLHAMETIAAVTSDLTLPVSANLGSTVTWSSDKPDYIAANGIVTRPAYIDGDQAVTLTATIQKGSFSKTKIFVVKVLKQPVTDIEAVAVAKSALVITYEPGESSTGVTTVLGLPDTGVDGTAISWSSDQPLVIDSFGHVTRPLYSAGDATVVLTATITKGVEVDTKVFVVKVLKQTQTDAEAVAAAAQALMIGYATDEGMNGVTQPLTLANTGIDGTTISWSSDSTAVNANTGGVVRPAYSEGDVSVALTATITKGTEISTKSFLIKVLKETQTHAEAVAAAKKALEVEYALSDSIDHVTQSLTLPSTGVDGTSISWSSSDDEVVKSNGTVIRPAFSTGDASVTLTATITKGAETATKTFLVKVLKVAQNDVEAVAAAKQALEIGYAVGDSINGVTQALTLPAAGVDGTSIEWSTDSMLIEAATGIVTRPMYSYGDVSVTLTATIKKGTETATKTFLVKVLKEAQNDVEAVAAAKQALEIGYAMGDSINGVTQALTLPAAGADGTTITWSSDKPAVDVSTGAVTRPAYAAGDMSVTLTATITKGTETATKTFLINVLKKTQSDVEAVAAAKQALEIGYAMGDSINGVTQSLTLPAAGADGTAITWSSDKPAVDVSTGAVTRPAYAAGDMSVTLTATITKGTETATKTFLINVLKKTQSDVEAVAAAKQALDVIYTGSDSMASVTQSLTLVTTGADGTTISWSTSDTTVNAATGAVQRPAFSQGDKAVTLTATITKGTETTTKVFLVNVVKQVQTDSEAVAAASAALTVGYTGSDTASSVTQSLTLPTTGAAGTTVTWSSDQSIVTANGTVVRPSLSQGDTIVTLTAVIQKGSASVTKSFVVKVLKQNVTAAPLASDITVTNNAAGQADTVTVKNVQAGHMVKVYDAAGTTLHGSVIVPVGSTTASVQVTQLGVQNGSISVSVQAPGKDESAKTAAVFAAENAKPYVVAAQLTNDNGITAKATITPTAGIVVGGEKYVVFQLMNGTTAESISVVQFNSNEAAQLSAIFNRTLTAQHTVKVFLIDKFDTSITDLGTSLAEAVTVSKQ, encoded by the coding sequence ATGCCGAAAAAGAAAAACGATAAGCCGTTAGTAAAAGGAATCGCAACCGTACTCTCCGCGACGATGGCAGCTACGTCGGTGCTGTCGGTCCTTCCGGCTTCTGTGGCGAACGCAGACGAAGCGGCCGCAGTCGCCGCAGCGAACAGTGCAGCATCCGTAGCTGAGATGCAGGCTGCGCTGACGCGCGTCGATATGGCTCTGAACTTGACCGGCTACAACAGCTTGAGCTCAACAGGTAAAGATATTGTTGCGCAGAACTTGCTCAACTACCGGAATTCGAACGGCAATTATGCCAGCTCATCGGTGATCCAGACGCAGCTGAATACAGAAGTTACTGCGCGCCAAAACGTAGAGAACATGGAGAACGCGCTGGCGAATGTGAACAATGCGGCGAGTGCAGCCGATATGAATACAGCTCTTCGCTCAACTCACCTTGGACTTATTCTCGCAAGCTATAATGCGCTGACATCGGATGCGAGCCGACTGGCTGTTTCCCAGAAGATGATCGACAATCGCGGTGGTGGCTATGCAGATAAGAACGCGATCCAGACGATGCTCAACAATCAGGTGTCGTTGCAAATGGATGCGGATGCTGCCGCTGCCGCGCTGGCGAATGTCAATGCTGCCGGGACCAACAGTGACATGCATGACGCGCTGAGCGCACCGGAGCTTGGACTTGTGCTGAACGGCTATAATGCGCTCGTCGACGATGCGATGCGTCTGCGTGCAGCAGGGCGAGTTCTTACCGCACGCGGTGCAGGCTATGCGAACAAGTCAGTGATCCAGACAGCCTTGAACAATGCGGTGCAGGCGGAATGGGATGCTCTATACGTTGACAATGTGAACAATGCAGCTTCGGATGCCGATGCACAGACGGCGCTTGAGGATCCGATGCTTGGACTCATTCTGACCTCCTACAACAGTCTGTCGGCAGATGGCAAGCTGTGGGTCGCTGGACAAGTGCGCGCTTACCGTATTGCGAATGGTGCGTATGCCGGCAAGTCTGCGATCCAGACGCGATTCAATACATACGTTACAGATCGCTCTAACTATGAAGCGTTCAAGCCGTATGTCGATGTGGTGAACAGTGCGGCTAACGCGACTGCAATGAGATCGGCTCTGGAGCAGTCAGGGCTTGCGCTTAATCTGATTGATTACTATCGACTGACTACAGCATATAAGAATGCAGTCGCTACCACCGTACTCGGCTATCGTAACAGCAATGGTGATTTCGTCTATCAAGCGGATGTTCAGACTCAGTTGGACGCAGCTGTTGCTGTGGAGACGGTGAGGCAGGCCGTCGAAGTGCTGAATACAGCTTCGGACGTGAATACGACGAAGAGCGCAATAGAAGCTACAGGGCTGGGTCTGGATCTGACCGGGAATGGCTACAATTCCATCAGCGCAGCTGACAGGCTGGCCGTTGCGACGCTCGTGATGAATCGTAAGGGTGGCGGCTATGCGGATCAGTACGCTATTCAAGCAGCGGTGAATACGGCAGTCATTGATGTAGTCGTGGCTATTGCAGCGGTCAATGCAGCTTCGGACGCAGGCAGCATGCAGACTGCGCTCGAGCAAGTGAATCTTACTTTGGAGCTGACGGCGAATGGCTATCAAGCCCTCTCCGCATCGGATAAACTGGATATCGGCTTGAGAGTGCTCACAGGACGTGGTGCGAGCTATGCCGATCAAGGTGCCATTCAGACAGCAGTAACGAATGCGGTAGCGGCGTTGAATGCAGGTAAAGCGGCTGTTGATGTTGCCGCAGACGCTGCGGCCATGAGAACTGCTCTTGTATCGTCGGATTTACTGCTCGATGTGATGGTGTACAGCGCTCTAAGCGATGCGGACCAATCGGCAGTAGCGGGTATGGTGCTGGCCGGACGTGGCGCTGGCTATGCCGATAAAGCGGCGATTCAAGCCGCCTTGGATAGCGCTATTGCCATCAATGCACCGGTTGCGGCTGTCAACCAGGCTGCAGAGGTGGCCGGGATGAAGACAGCGCTGACGGATGTTGCACTTGGCCTAACATTGACCACTTACAATAGCTTCACGATTGCGAGTCAGAATGCCGTGGCTGCTGCTGTACTGGCGGCACGTCCTGTAGGCGGCTATGTCGACCAAGCGGCGATCCAGGCTTCGTTAGATACGGCGATTGTGACGTATACACCGCTGGAGGCTGTGAACGATGCCGGCAACGTCACGGCAATGCAAACAGCGTTGACGGATGTAACGCTTGGACTGACGCTTGGTGATTACACTGCTCTGACGAATGCGAGTAAAGACAACGTCGCACAAGCGGTGCTGGATGCACGCCCTGCAGACGGCTATGCATCTGCAACGGACGTTCAAGGCTCGCTTGACAGCGCCATCGTGACGAATGCGCCGCTTGAAGCGGTCAATGATGCAGCTGATATCGCGTCGATGAAGCTCGCCATAACGGACATCCAGCTGGGGCTCAATCTGACAGCGTACGCTGATCTATCTGTGGCGAACCAGAACGCAGTAGCTCATGCGGTTCTATCGGCAAGACCGGCTGACGGGTATACGCTGACAAGCATCGTTCAGACGGAGCTGAACAATGCCATTACAGCTGTAGCAGCTGTGGAAGCGGTGAACGATGCGCTCAACGTGACGGGGATGCAGGCGGCGTTGACCGATGTTGCGCTTAGTCTGGATCTGACAGCCTACAACGCATTGACCGTTGCGAGCCAAGCGGCTGTTGCTTCTGATATACTGATAACTCGTCCCGCAGACGGCTATGCGGATGCGACAGCGGTGCAAGCTGCATTGGATGCTGCAATCACAGCTAACGTTCCAGTTGAGGCTGTCAACGATGCTGCTGACCTTGCTGCTATTCAAGCGGCGCTGACCGATCACGCGATCGGATTGGATTTGACGGCGTACAATGCATTGACCAATGCAAGTAAAGATATCGTCGCTCAGGCTGTGCTGAATGCTCGTCCTGTGGACGGCTATGCCGATGCTGAGGCGATCCAGACTTCTCTGGACGCTGAGGTTGCGGCCAACATTCCATTAGAAGCAGTGAACGATGCGAGTGATGTTACAACGATGAAAGCGGCTGTGGCTGACGTTGCGCTTGGTCTGAATCTGAGTGCATACAACGATTTGTCGGTGGCTAACCAGAACTATGTGGCGAACGCGATTTTATCGGCAAGACCGATTGACGGTTACTCTCTAGTGTCTGCGATTCAGTCAGAGCTTGATGGTGCGGTGACAGACGTCATGGCCGTTGAAGCGGTGAACGATGCGCTCGATGTGTCGGGGATGCAGGCGGCACTGATCGATGTTGCACTAGCTCTGAATCTGACAGCCTATAACGCACTCACAGTGGCGAGCCAGGCTGCAGTTGCCGATCACGTTCTGGCGAATCGTCCATCGGACGGATATGCTCTACAAGCGGATGTGCAGGCTGCTCTGGATGCTGCTGTAGCGGTTAACGCACCGCTAGAGGCTGTGAACGACGCGGCCGACCTGGCCGCCATACAAGTAGCGTTGACGGATAATGCGCTCGGACTGAATTTGACGACGTACACAGCATTGACGAATGCGAGCAAGGATGTTGTCGCACAGGCTGTGTTGAACGCTCGTCCTGCTGACGGATACGCGGATGTAACCTCGCTGCAAACGGTGCTTGACGCTGAGGTTGCACTGAATGCACCGCTCGAGGCTGTGAATGACGCGAGCGACATTACGGAGATGAAGGCAGCTGTCAGTGACTTAGCGCTTGGCTTGAATCTAACAGCATACAACGACTTGTCTGTGGCGAACCAGAATGCAGTAGCGAGTGCGATCCTGTCGGCAAGACCAGCAGACGGCTATTCGTTGGTGAGCACTGTGCAGACGGAGCTGAATACAGCGGTAACTGCGGTAGCAGCTGTAGAAGCTGTGAACGACGCGACGGATGTCGCTACGACACAGTCGGCGCTGACGAATGTGGCGCTGGGTCTGACCTTGACTGCATATAACGGCCTGACGGTTGCGAGTCAAAATGCGGTAGCAGCTGACGTGCTGGCTAACCGTCCTGCTGATGGCTATGCGGATCAGACGGCTGTGCAGACCGCGCTGGATGCTGCGATCGCATTGAACGGACCGATCGAGGCTGTTAACGATGCTGTAGATGTGATGACGATGCAGACGGCGCTGACAGATATGACGCTCGGACTTGATTTAACGGCGTATACAGCATTGACGAATGCGAGCAAGGATGTCGTCGCACAGGCTGTGCTGAGCGCACGTCCTGCTGATGGCTATGTCGATCTTGTAGCGATTCAAGCGGCGCTTGACAGTGCTGTAGCGGCGAATGTGCCGCTCGAGGCTGTGAATGATGCGAGCGACGTGACGGAGATGAAGGCAGCAGTAAGCGATGTTGCCCTGGGTCTTGACCTGACCGCATACAACGACTTGTCTGTGGCGAACCAGAATGCAGTAGCGACTTCGATCTTGTCGGCAAGACCAGCAGACGGCTACTCGTTGGCGAGCACCGTGCAGACGGAGCTGAATACAGCGGTAACTGCGGTAGCAGCTGTAGAAGCTGTGAACGACGCGACGGATGTCGCTACGACACAGTCGGCGCTGACGAATGTGGCGCTGGGTCTGACCTTGACTGCATATAACGGCCTGACGGTTGCGAGTCAAAATGCGGTAGCAGCTGACGTGCTGGCTAGCCGTCCTGCTGATGGCTATGCGGATCAGACCGCTGTGCAGACCGCGCTGGATGCAGCGGTAGCAACGAACGCACCAGTAGAGGCGGTCAACGATGCTGTAGATGTGATGACGATGCAGACGGCGCTGACAGATATGACGCTCGGACTTGATTTGACGGCGTATACAGCATTGACGAATGCGAGCAAGGATGTCGTCGCACAGGCTGTGCTGAGCGCACGTCCTGCTGATGGCTATGTCGATCTTGCAGCGATTCAAGCGGCGCTTGACAGTGCTGTAGTAGCGAATGCACCGCTCGAGGCTGTGAATGATGCGAGCGACGTGACGGAGATGAAGGCAGCAGTAAGCGATGTTGCCCTGGGTCTTGACCTGACCGCATACAACGACTTGTCTGTGGCGAACCAGAATGCAGTAGCGAGTGCGATCCTGTCGGCAAGACCAGCAGACGGCTATTCGTTGGCGAGCACCGTGCAGACGGAGCTGAATACAGCGGTAACTGCGGTAGCAGCTGTAGAAGCTGTGAACGACGCGACGGATGTCGCTACGACACAGGCTGCACTGACGAATATGGCACTTGGCCTGACCTTGACTGCATATAACGATCTGACGGTTGCGAGTCAAAATGCGGTAGCAGCTGACGTGCTGGCTAGCCGTCCTGCTGATGGCTATGCGGATCAGACCGCTGTGCAGACCGCGCTGGATGCTGCGGTAGCAACGAACGCACCAGTAGAGGCGGTCAACGATGCTGTAGATGTGATGACGATGCAGACGGCGCTGACAGATATGACGCTCGGACTTGATTTGACGGCGTATACAGCATTGACGAATGCGAGCAAGGATGTTGTTGCACAGTCAGTGCTGAGCGCACGTCCTGCTGATGGCTACGTGGATATTGCGGCGATTCAAGCGGCGCTTGACAGTGCTGTAGTAGCGAATGCACCGCTCGAGGCTGTGAATGATGCGAGCGACGTGACGGAGATGAAGGCAGCTGTCAGTGACTTAGCGCTTGGCTTGAATCTGACAGACTATAACGACTTGTCAACAGCGAACAAGAATGCAGCTGCGAGTGCGATCCTGTCGGCAAGACCAGCAGACGGCTATTCGTTGGCGAGCACCGTGCAGACGGAGCTGAATACAGCGGTAACTGCGGTAGCAGCTGTAGAAGCTGTGAACGACGCGACGGATGTCGCTACGACACAGTCGGCGCTGACGAATATGGCGCTGGGTCTGACCTTGACTGCATATAACGATCTGACGGTTGCGAGTCAAAATGCGGTAGCAGCTGACGTGCTGGCTAGCCGTCCTGCTGATGGTTATGCGGATCAGGCCGCTGTGCAGACCGCGCTGGATGCAGCGGTAGCAACGAACGCACCAGTAGAGGCGGTCAACGATGCTGTAGATGTGATGACGATGCAGACGGCGCTGACAGATATCACGCTCGGACTTGATTTAACGGCGTATACAGCATTGACGAATGCGAGCAAGGATGTCGTCGCACAGGCTGTGCTGAGCGCACGTCCTGCTGATGGCTATGTCGATTTTGCAGCGATTCAAGCGGCGCTTGACAGTGCTGTAGCGGCGAATGTACCGCTCGAGGCTGTGAATGATGCGAGCGACGTGACGGAGATGAAGGCAGCTGTCAGTGACGTAGCGCTTAGCTTGGATCTGACTGCTTACAACACCTTGTCTACAGCAAGCCAGAATGCTGTTGCGGATGCAATCCTGTCGGCAAGACCGGTAGACGGCTATTCGTTGACCAGCACCGTACAGACGGAGCTGAATACAGCGGTGACGGCAGTAGGCTCTGTGGAAGCGGTGAACGATGCTGCGGATACGACCGATATGCAGATGGCATTGACGAATGTGGTGCTCGGACTTGACTTGGTCGCGTACGATGCACTGACTACAGCGAGCAAGATCATCGTCGCACAGGATGTTCTTGATCATCGTCCTACAGATGGTTATGTAGATCAGTCTGCCGTACAGACGGCGCTGAATCTTGCCATAACGGCCAATATTCCGGTCGAGGCTGTGAACGATGCCGTAGATATCCCATCGATGCAGGCAGCGTTGACGGATGTGGCACTCGGACTTGATCTTAGTAGCTACCAAACTTTGACAGTTGCAAGTCAGAACAATGTAGCTCAAACCATGCTCACGTATCGCCCATTCAACGGATACGCGGGACAAGAGGTTATTCAGAATTTGTTGGGCAATGCTATTCTAGTTAATATGTTTGTGGAATATGTGAATGATGCGATGGATGCTAGCTCCATGCATTCTGCACTGACTGATCCGGATCTTGCATTAGACCTGACGGTATATAACAGCTTGTCACTAGCGAATCGAAATGTAGTGCTTCAGGAGATGCTGACGAACCGACCTGTCATTGGTTACGCTAGTGCGTCGAATATTCAGATTGAGCTGGATGCACAAGTTGCAGCGGTCGCAGCCGTTGAAGCAGTAAATGATGCAGTGGATGTTACGTCCATGCAAGCTGCTCTGACGAACGTAGCGCTCGGACTGGATCTGACGTACTACAATGCGATGTCGACGGACAATCAGGATGCTGTTGCACAATCGGTCATCAGCTCTCGTCCAAGCGAAGGATACTCGAGTCAAGCGGCAATTCTGACGATCTTCGACGATATCGTTGCAGTTGAAGGGGACAAGTATACGGTAGAGCTCGGACTGCATGCTATGGAAACGATCGCTGCCGTAACTAGCGACTTGACACTGCCTGTAAGTGCGAATTTGGGCTCGACGGTTACTTGGTCCAGCGATAAGCCTGACTATATTGCAGCGAACGGCATCGTTACACGTCCGGCCTACATCGATGGCGATCAAGCGGTCACGCTGACGGCGACGATTCAGAAGGGTTCGTTCAGTAAGACGAAGATATTCGTCGTGAAGGTGCTGAAGCAGCCGGTGACCGATATCGAGGCGGTAGCGGTAGCGAAGTCCGCTCTTGTCATTACGTATGAGCCAGGTGAGAGCAGCACGGGTGTGACGACCGTTCTCGGCTTGCCAGACACAGGTGTCGATGGTACTGCGATAAGCTGGTCATCGGATCAACCTCTTGTTATCGACAGCTTCGGACATGTGACACGACCGTTGTACAGTGCCGGTGACGCGACTGTGGTGCTGACTGCGACGATTACGAAGGGTGTAGAAGTAGATACGAAGGTATTTGTTGTCAAAGTGCTCAAGCAGACACAGACCGATGCTGAAGCGGTAGCGGCAGCTGCGCAGGCGTTGATGATCGGCTACGCGACAGATGAAGGTATGAACGGTGTTACACAGCCACTTACGTTGGCGAACACAGGTATTGATGGTACGACGATCAGCTGGAGCTCGGACAGCACAGCTGTGAATGCGAACACGGGTGGAGTCGTACGACCTGCTTATAGCGAAGGTGATGTTAGCGTCGCGTTGACGGCGACGATTACGAAGGGAACAGAGATTTCAACGAAGTCGTTCTTAATCAAGGTGCTGAAGGAGACGCAGACGCATGCAGAAGCAGTAGCTGCGGCGAAGAAGGCGCTTGAGGTGGAGTATGCGTTAAGTGACAGCATTGACCATGTGACACAGAGCTTGACGCTGCCTTCGACTGGGGTAGATGGCACAAGCATCAGCTGGAGCTCCAGCGATGATGAGGTCGTGAAGTCCAATGGTACGGTCATTCGTCCAGCCTTCAGTACAGGCGATGCAAGTGTAACATTGACGGCGACGATCACGAAGGGTGCCGAGACGGCGACGAAGACGTTCCTCGTCAAGGTGCTGAAGGTAGCCCAGAACGATGTTGAGGCGGTAGCAGCCGCGAAGCAGGCTCTGGAGATTGGCTATGCAGTGGGCGACAGCATCAATGGTGTGACACAGGCTCTTACGCTGCCAGCTGCGGGAGTTGATGGTACGTCCATCGAGTGGAGCACGGACAGCATGCTCATAGAGGCAGCGACTGGAATTGTGACTCGTCCGATGTACAGCTACGGCGATGTGAGTGTGACGCTGACGGCGACGATTAAGAAGGGTACGGAGACGGCGACGAAGACGTTCCTCGTCAAGGTGCTGAAGGAAGCGCAGAACGATGTTGAGGCGGTAGCAGCCGCGAAGCAGGCTCTGGAGATTGGCTATGCAATGGGCGACAGCATCAATGGTGTGACACAGGCTCTCACACTGCCAGCTGCGGGTGCTGACGGCACTACGATCACATGGAGCTCGGATAAGCCAGCAGTGGATGTGTCCACCGGAGCAGTGACACGACCAGCCTATGCTGCAGGCGACATGAGTGTAACGCTGACGGCTACGATTACGAAGGGTACGGAGACAGCGACGAAGACGTTCCTGATCAACGTGCTGAAGAAGACACAATCCGATGTCGAAGCGGTAGCTGCCGCGAAGCAGGCTCTAGAGATTGGCTATGCGATGGGCGACAGCATCAATGGTGTGACGCAGTCTCTTACGCTGCCAGCTGCAGGTGCAGACGGCACTGCGATCACATGGAGCTCGGATAAGCCTGCTGTAGATGTATCCACTGGAGCAGTAACGCGACCAGCCTATGCTGCAGGCGACATGAGTGTAACGCTGACGGCTACGATTACGAAGGGTACGGAGACAGCGACGAAGACGTTCCTGATCAACGTGCTGAAGAAGACGCAATCCGATGTTGAGGCAGTAGCAGCCGCGAAGCAGGCGCTTGATGTCATCTATACCGGAAGCGACAGCATGGCTAGCGTGACGCAGTCACTGACTCTTGTCACCACTGGAGCAGACGGTACAACGATCAGCTGGAGCACGAGCGACACGACGGTTAACGCAGCGACTGGAGCCGTTCAGCGTCCTGCTTTCTCTCAGGGAGACAAGGCAGTCACG